Proteins from one Apis cerana isolate GH-2021 linkage group LG11, AcerK_1.0, whole genome shotgun sequence genomic window:
- the LOC107998565 gene encoding uncharacterized protein LOC107998565 isoform X1 — MGSRRSGAGGSRGNAGVMKERANLSFMLVVMFFGVFAVIVLTEIFLIDERRGMGVGGSGALGGHRSGHRLPAAPDRPDYGEIGAEDYIGLKGSFDDHIGLLMHGDDGGQKAAIQPDPRGLPSLPPNLEARLPQLDQSLRITHAEWLPVTKTRFKFFVYSAYFDDRVGGTGAPTGKSQGMVRIISATKTRGPERVWCRLWYRPENGGNVTTSVTVAAKVKVIRENWNLKYSACFVICPLPKESATIDRVPETVSVVARLKASPTNRILVQNRPENRAKNKEMLAVCVKPLHYDYNRVLQLIEFIELHRLLGASHVTLYNDTVGSEAGCALKYYEAKGLVTVLPWHHLDMISQRDIRTEGLFAALNDCLYRSMYRYEYVALVDLDEFIIPRHNDTIIDLIRWMSSRINAKATGSYSFQNAFFYLQWADDPFVVTSRTPIEAGLITLKKTRRRTKLHPHKQRSKYVCKPQNVVEAGNHFVWEFIPGHGTLNVPSDAAILHHYRVCEFGGDDCIKTQSVVDRTAYKYKNRLSDSVGKTWSDLSGECSLPKLEPIPGMTPRIKASPKVLKSVR; from the exons ATGGGTTCCCGAAGGAGCGGCGCAGGGGGGAGCCGGGGGAACGCTGGCGTTATGAAGGAAAGGGCCAACTTGTCGTTCATGCTCGTGGTCATGTTCTTCGGCGTGTTCGCCGTGATCGTCCTCACGGAGATATTCCTGATCGACGAGAGGCGTGGCATGGGCGTAGGTGGGAGCGGGGCCCTAGGAGGTCACAGGAGCGGGCATCGACTGCCGGCTGCGCCCGATCGGCCGGATTACGGGGAGATCGGA GCTGAAGATTATATCGGATTGAAGGGCAGCTTCGACGATCATATCGGATTATTGATGCACGGGGACGACGGAGGACAGAAGGCCGCGATACAACCGGACCCAAGAGGTTTACCGAGCTTACCACCCAACCTGGAGGCTCGCCTACCGCAACTCGATCAGAGCTTGAGGATCACGCACGCCGAATGGTTGCCGGTCACGAAGACCAG ATTCAAATTCTTTGTATACTCAGCGTACTTCGATGACAGGGTTGGTGGTACGGGAGCACCAACAGGTAAAAGTCAAGGCATGGTTCGAATAATAAGCGCAACAAAGACAAGAGGACCTGAGCGTGTTTGGTGTAGACTTTGGTATCGACCGGAGAATGGAGGGAACGTAACTACTTCCGTAACGGTAGCTGCTAAAGTGAAG GTGATCAGGGAAAATTGGAACTTGAAATACAGTGCCTGCTTTGTGATTTGCCCGTTGCCGAAAGAATCGGCCACGATCGACAGAGTGCCGGAAACGGTGAGCGTGGTGGCCAGGCTGAAAGCATCGCCGACGAATCGCATCCTGGTTCAGAATCGGCCTGAAAATAGGGCGAAGAACAAAGAAATGTTGGCCGTTTGCGTGAAACCCCTGCATTACGATTACAACAGG gTATTACAACTCATAGAGTTCATCGAGTTGCACAGACTGCTTGGCGCTAGCCACGTGACTTTATACAACGACACGGTGGGCAGTGAGGCCGGATGCGCTCTCAAGTATTACGAAGCTAAAGGTCTGGTGACCGTGTTACCTTGGCATCATTTGGACATGATCTCGCAGCGAGACATTCGCACGGAGGGATTGTTCGCTGCCCTCAACGATTGCCTTTATCGATCCATGTACAGATACGAATACGTGGCGCTGGTGGATCTCGACGAGTTCATTATACCGAGGCACAACGACACTATCATTGATCTAATCAG atGGATGAGCAGTCGCATAAACGCCAAAGCCACCGGATCATACTCCTTTCAAAACGCGTTCTTCTACCTTCAATGGGCGGACGACCCGTTCGTGGTGACCAGTCGCACCCCCATAGAGGCCGGTTTGATCACGTTGAAGAAAACTAGGCGTAGAACGAAGCTACACCCCCACAAACAGCGATCGAAATACGTTTGCAAGCCCCAGAACGTGGTCGAGGCTGGAAATCACTTCGTATGGGAGTTCATCCCAGGACACGGGACTCTGAATGTTCCATCGGACGCGGCGATTCTCCACCATTACAGGGTCTGCGAGTTTGGCGGCGATGATTGTATAAAGACTCAGTCGGTAGTCGATAGAACGGCCTACAAATACAAGAATAGATTATCGGATAGCGTTGGGAAGACCTGGTCCGACTTGAGCGGCGAGTGCTCGTTACCCAAATTGGAACCAATTCCGGGTATGACACCGCGGATAAAAGCGAGCCCCAAAGTGCTGAAGTCGGTCAGGTAG
- the LOC107998565 gene encoding uncharacterized protein LOC107998565 isoform X2: MYIQSIQYLAEDYIGLKGSFDDHIGLLMHGDDGGQKAAIQPDPRGLPSLPPNLEARLPQLDQSLRITHAEWLPVTKTRFKFFVYSAYFDDRVGGTGAPTGKSQGMVRIISATKTRGPERVWCRLWYRPENGGNVTTSVTVAAKVKVIRENWNLKYSACFVICPLPKESATIDRVPETVSVVARLKASPTNRILVQNRPENRAKNKEMLAVCVKPLHYDYNRVLQLIEFIELHRLLGASHVTLYNDTVGSEAGCALKYYEAKGLVTVLPWHHLDMISQRDIRTEGLFAALNDCLYRSMYRYEYVALVDLDEFIIPRHNDTIIDLIRWMSSRINAKATGSYSFQNAFFYLQWADDPFVVTSRTPIEAGLITLKKTRRRTKLHPHKQRSKYVCKPQNVVEAGNHFVWEFIPGHGTLNVPSDAAILHHYRVCEFGGDDCIKTQSVVDRTAYKYKNRLSDSVGKTWSDLSGECSLPKLEPIPGMTPRIKASPKVLKSVR, translated from the exons ATGTATATTCAATCGATACAGTATCTG GCTGAAGATTATATCGGATTGAAGGGCAGCTTCGACGATCATATCGGATTATTGATGCACGGGGACGACGGAGGACAGAAGGCCGCGATACAACCGGACCCAAGAGGTTTACCGAGCTTACCACCCAACCTGGAGGCTCGCCTACCGCAACTCGATCAGAGCTTGAGGATCACGCACGCCGAATGGTTGCCGGTCACGAAGACCAG ATTCAAATTCTTTGTATACTCAGCGTACTTCGATGACAGGGTTGGTGGTACGGGAGCACCAACAGGTAAAAGTCAAGGCATGGTTCGAATAATAAGCGCAACAAAGACAAGAGGACCTGAGCGTGTTTGGTGTAGACTTTGGTATCGACCGGAGAATGGAGGGAACGTAACTACTTCCGTAACGGTAGCTGCTAAAGTGAAG GTGATCAGGGAAAATTGGAACTTGAAATACAGTGCCTGCTTTGTGATTTGCCCGTTGCCGAAAGAATCGGCCACGATCGACAGAGTGCCGGAAACGGTGAGCGTGGTGGCCAGGCTGAAAGCATCGCCGACGAATCGCATCCTGGTTCAGAATCGGCCTGAAAATAGGGCGAAGAACAAAGAAATGTTGGCCGTTTGCGTGAAACCCCTGCATTACGATTACAACAGG gTATTACAACTCATAGAGTTCATCGAGTTGCACAGACTGCTTGGCGCTAGCCACGTGACTTTATACAACGACACGGTGGGCAGTGAGGCCGGATGCGCTCTCAAGTATTACGAAGCTAAAGGTCTGGTGACCGTGTTACCTTGGCATCATTTGGACATGATCTCGCAGCGAGACATTCGCACGGAGGGATTGTTCGCTGCCCTCAACGATTGCCTTTATCGATCCATGTACAGATACGAATACGTGGCGCTGGTGGATCTCGACGAGTTCATTATACCGAGGCACAACGACACTATCATTGATCTAATCAG atGGATGAGCAGTCGCATAAACGCCAAAGCCACCGGATCATACTCCTTTCAAAACGCGTTCTTCTACCTTCAATGGGCGGACGACCCGTTCGTGGTGACCAGTCGCACCCCCATAGAGGCCGGTTTGATCACGTTGAAGAAAACTAGGCGTAGAACGAAGCTACACCCCCACAAACAGCGATCGAAATACGTTTGCAAGCCCCAGAACGTGGTCGAGGCTGGAAATCACTTCGTATGGGAGTTCATCCCAGGACACGGGACTCTGAATGTTCCATCGGACGCGGCGATTCTCCACCATTACAGGGTCTGCGAGTTTGGCGGCGATGATTGTATAAAGACTCAGTCGGTAGTCGATAGAACGGCCTACAAATACAAGAATAGATTATCGGATAGCGTTGGGAAGACCTGGTCCGACTTGAGCGGCGAGTGCTCGTTACCCAAATTGGAACCAATTCCGGGTATGACACCGCGGATAAAAGCGAGCCCCAAAGTGCTGAAGTCGGTCAGGTAG
- the LOC107998566 gene encoding clusterin-associated protein 1: MSFRDLRNFTEIMRVLGYPRLISVGNFRLPNFPLVAEILVWLVKRFDPDTDIPSDHSTEEERISLIRAVAEFMALKTNIKLNTKKLYQADGYAVKELLKVATLLYDAQNNSNINNVMSDDNFNTVNFDISNKINELKSTRQLASQLTVTGASLFDLLGREVDLREIRNSKVARQFDISEIETALKSVIENIRKEIEETKKQIESVKDTEQNLDARIERRRAELDRNQKRLQTLKKVRPAFMEEFEKLEVELRILYDDYIQKFRYLAYLEHLYEDSAKTEQERFERRQEATRKQLEKMRAEDVNFESMMEGNDSILPANLQEPPPPLTNIEKQSTEKITPSSRLKSAGRASRMQISQRRIYGSMSGRQKGIIQESNDSGGSLDSDSDLLIDGDLDDDDDDDILDSVVGGPEIRNFDLKVGQEKRAVSKLDHSDEDF; this comes from the exons atgtCATTTCGTGACTTAAGaa ATTTCACGGAAATAATGCGAGTTCTTGGTTATCCCAGACTAATTTCTGttggaaattttcgattaCCGAATTTTCCATTAGTTGCAGAAATTCTTGTTTGGCTGGTCAAAAGATTTGACCCAGATACAGATATACCTAGTGATCATAGCACTGAAGAAGAGCGTATCTCGTTAATCCGTGCTGTTGCTGAAtttatg gctttaaaaacaaatataaaattaaatacgaaaaaattataccaAGCCGATGGCTATGCCGTAAAAGAACTATTAAAAGTTGCCACATTATTATATGATGCGCAAAATaacagtaatattaataatgtaatgtcCGATGACAATTTTAATACAGTTAATTTCGACATTTCCAATAAGATAAACGAATTAAAGTCAACTAGACAATTAGCTAGTCAGTTGACTGTAACTGGTGCATCATTATTTGATTTGTTAGGACGTGAAGTTGATCTCAGAGAAATTCGTAATTCAAAGGTTGCTAGACAATTTGATATCTCGGAAATCGAGACTGCATTGAAAAgcgttattgaaaatatacgtaaagaaattgaagaaaccAAGAAACAAATCGAGAGTGTCAAG gACACGGAACAGAATTTGGATGCAAGAATTGAAAGGCGACGTGCAGAACTCGACAGAAATCAAAAGAGATtgcaaacattaaaaaaagtacgTCCAgctttcatggaagaatttgagaaACTTGAGGttgaattaagaattttatacgacgattatattcaaaaatttcgttaTCTGGCATATCTCGAACATCTGTACGAAGATTCGGCTAAAACGGAACAAGAGAGATTCGAAAGACG GCAAGAAGCAACGCGAAAACAATTAGAGAAGATGAGAGCGGAAGATGTCAACTTCGAAAGTATGATGGAGGGAAACGATTCTATATTACCTGCCAACCTTCAAGAGCCTCCACCTCCTCTTACCAACATTGAAAAACAAAGTACGGAAAAAATAACGCCAAGTAGCCGATTAAAATCAG CTGGTCGAGCATCGAGGATGCAAATATCGCAACGTCGTATTTACGGAAGTATGTCTGGACGTCAGAAAGGAATTATACAAGAGTCGAACGACAGTGGTGGATCGCTAGACAGTGACAGTGATCTGTTGATCGATGGTGATCTtgacgacgatgacgatgacgatATCTTAGATTCCGTCGTGGGAGGGCCAGAAATTaggaattttgatttaaaggtTGGACAAGAAAAACGAGCAGTTAGTAAGCTAGATCATTCGGATGaggatttttaa
- the LOC107998528 gene encoding large ribosomal subunit protein mL62, with amino-acid sequence MNIASKQWIQIFKIPNNNFSIFGNVFTYKSAYSLDKLYPTQNIKLFTPTFVPEDPNAKFNGYIPIKELDITYSRSSGAGGQHVNCTNSKVNVKFHLESAKWLSEEIKSKLLEQYKNKLSKGGYLIIKSELTRSQQLNLADALRKLRDMIWEATKPPPETSPETLELKRKQQLRAARKRLFEKRKYSMIKQFKKPPMDF; translated from the exons atgaatattgcaAGTAAACAAtggattcaaatttttaaaatacctaataataatttttctatttttggaaATGTTTTCACTTATAAAAGTGCTTATTCTCTTGATAAACTGTATCCTACAcagaatataaaacttttcacACCAACTTTT gtTCCTGAAGATCCAAATGCTAAATTTAATGGTTATATACCAATTAAAGAACTTGATATTACTTATAGCCGTAGTAGCGGTGCAGGAGGACAACATGTAAATTGTACAAATAGTAAAGtgaatgtaaaatttcatttagaaaGCGCTAAATGGTTATCAGAAGAGATTAAGAGCAAACTACTGGAACAG tataaaaataaattatctaaaggGGGTTATCTTATAATCAAGTCGGAATTAACAAGGTctcaacaattaaatttagctGATGCTCTTCGAAAATTAAGAGATATGATATGGGAAGCGACAAAACCTCCACCAGAAACATCTCCAGAAACTTTAGAATTGAAAAGGAAACAACAACTTAGAGCAGCAAGGAAAAGACTCTTTGAAAAACGAAAGTATTCTATGATAAAACAGTTTAAAAAACCTCCTATGGATTTTTAa